Proteins encoded in a region of the Deltaproteobacteria bacterium genome:
- a CDS encoding sensor histidine kinase: MRINSSRLLFGAFATVVASFVAAGVLEQYASRDVDLASDAIVSNAAPSIEHLAALRSEVWQSEFLLGDWLEKHASGRKADDAAVEASLQRLTDDERRYLLLPRLPDEEGLREELQAASLAYQRAAQRAMDQVELGSYARARRTLDEDVRHTADTIVEIAYRGIRFNAERGGALARDIKAIRHRAIVLGWALDAMCGVFAVFAAALLWRVLRRAQLLTAENERLLKRRADELESFSGRVAHDILSPLQVVQFSLSAAARSADQKATASLARGQRALKRVEALTDGLLAFARAAAKPEPGARADVREVVEEVVDELREDACQGRVSLLVQPLPNEAVACEPGILTSLVSNLARNALKYMGESLPREVEIRVVDRGARLRFEVEDTGPGVAPELLGRIFEPYVRGGNYGVAGLGLGLATVRRLAEAHGGEAGVSSKPGAGSVFWFELPKAKAEARPVEPAEPMLH; this comes from the coding sequence ATGCGCATCAACTCGTCGAGATTGCTGTTCGGCGCGTTCGCTACTGTCGTCGCGAGCTTTGTAGCCGCCGGCGTCCTGGAGCAGTACGCGTCACGCGACGTCGACCTCGCCTCGGACGCCATCGTCTCGAACGCCGCGCCCAGCATCGAGCATCTCGCCGCGCTGCGAAGCGAGGTATGGCAGAGCGAGTTCCTGCTCGGGGACTGGCTCGAAAAGCATGCGAGCGGACGAAAGGCCGACGACGCCGCGGTCGAGGCCTCGCTCCAGCGACTGACCGACGACGAACGGCGCTACCTCCTCCTGCCGCGCTTGCCGGACGAGGAGGGGCTGCGTGAGGAGCTCCAGGCCGCGTCGCTCGCCTACCAGCGCGCCGCCCAGCGGGCAATGGACCAGGTGGAGCTCGGCAGCTACGCCCGAGCACGGCGGACCCTGGACGAGGACGTTCGGCACACGGCCGACACGATCGTCGAGATCGCCTACCGCGGCATCCGCTTCAACGCCGAGCGGGGCGGCGCGCTCGCCCGCGACATCAAGGCGATCCGGCACCGGGCGATCGTCCTGGGTTGGGCGCTCGACGCGATGTGCGGGGTGTTCGCCGTCTTCGCGGCCGCACTCCTGTGGCGGGTCCTTCGGCGCGCGCAACTCCTGACTGCGGAGAACGAACGGCTCCTCAAGCGGCGCGCCGACGAGCTCGAGTCGTTCAGCGGCCGCGTGGCGCACGACATCCTGAGCCCGCTCCAGGTGGTGCAGTTCTCGCTCTCCGCCGCCGCGCGCTCCGCCGACCAGAAGGCAACCGCGTCGCTCGCGCGGGGTCAGCGCGCGCTCAAACGCGTCGAGGCGCTGACGGACGGGCTCCTCGCGTTCGCGCGGGCGGCGGCCAAGCCCGAGCCGGGCGCGCGCGCGGACGTCCGCGAAGTGGTCGAGGAAGTCGTCGATGAGCTGCGCGAGGATGCGTGCCAGGGCCGTGTGTCTCTCCTCGTGCAACCCCTTCCCAACGAGGCGGTCGCCTGCGAGCCGGGCATCCTGACGAGCCTCGTGTCGAACCTCGCGCGAAACGCCCTCAAGTACATGGGCGAGAGCCTCCCGCGGGAGGTCGAGATCCGCGTCGTGGACCGCGGCGCTCGCCTGCGATTCGAGGTCGAGGACACGGGCCCCGGCGTCGCTCCCGAGCTCCTGGGGAGGATTTTCGAGCCGTACGTGCGCGGCGGGAACTACGGCGTCGCGGGCCTCGGCCTCGGCCTCGCGACCGTGCGCAGACTCGCGGAAGCGCACGGCGGCGAGGCAGGCGTGAGCTCGAAGCCCGGCGCGGGTTCGGTCTTCTGGTTCGAGCTGCCGAAGGCGAAGGCCGAGGCAAGGCCGGTCGAGCCGGCGGAGCCCATGCTGCACTGA